One part of the Candidatus Mancarchaeum acidiphilum genome encodes these proteins:
- the rpl1P gene encoding 50S ribosomal protein L1 (in Escherichia coli and Methanococcus, this protein autoregulates expression; the binding site in the mRNA mimics the binding site in the 23S rRNA) produces the protein MEKDMKDKIATLLEENKGKRKFTQSVEAAVNFRNVDFTKNVNRLNIEIKLRNGTGKVNKVAVFADDPSIADKAKELGATIISKSELTSVAGDKSRMNELLSYNLLAQPNLMPDIAKALGQFLGPKNKMPRPLIGLDVAEVIKGSGNSIFIRSKGKYLPTINCLIGNEKMSADQIAENVDSVVDALAKKVGKQNIKSIYVKLTMSKPVRLL, from the coding sequence ATGGAAAAAGATATGAAAGATAAAATAGCCACCTTATTGGAAGAAAATAAGGGGAAGAGAAAATTCACACAAAGTGTCGAAGCGGCGGTAAATTTCAGGAATGTTGATTTCACAAAGAATGTGAACAGGCTTAACATAGAGATAAAGCTGCGCAACGGCACAGGCAAAGTGAATAAGGTAGCGGTATTCGCCGATGATCCTTCTATAGCTGACAAGGCAAAGGAATTGGGTGCCACAATAATAAGCAAGTCAGAACTTACATCTGTTGCTGGAGATAAATCCAGAATGAATGAGCTGCTAAGTTACAACCTTCTTGCACAGCCAAATCTGATGCCTGATATAGCAAAGGCTTTAGGTCAGTTCTTAGGGCCTAAGAACAAAATGCCAAGGCCTCTTATAGGACTTGATGTGGCAGAAGTTATAAAAGGTTCTGGAAACTCGATTTTCATAAGATCTAAAGGCAAGTACTTACCAACGATTAACTGCTTGATAGGAAATGAAAAAATGAGTGCGGACCAGATAGCGGAGAATGTGGATTCTGTTGTAGATGCACTGGCAAAGAAAGTAGGGAAGCAGAACATAAAATCCATATATGTAAAACTTACCATGAGCAAGCCAGTAAGGCTGCTTTGA